Part of the Arachis hypogaea cultivar Tifrunner chromosome 6, arahy.Tifrunner.gnm2.J5K5, whole genome shotgun sequence genome, tggatctgggccaaaaggggcccagaaatcgctgaggaCGACTTCTACAAATTCTGCAGATCATGCACGTCAcacgtctgcgtgggtcacgcggtcgcgtcatctggagtttagCTCTTTCatgcggtcgcatcagtcatgtgTCCGCGTCAGTTGTGTTGTGcacgccacgcgttcgcgtcgtccatgcgctaGCGTCGATGCTAATTTATGcaaagcacgcgttcgcgtcatccatgcggacgcgtcgctgccagtttctccaaaattctaattttgtgctttccttctatttttgtatgatttctttccatcctttaagttattCCTACCTTAGAAGCTCTGTAGCTACTCAACACataagtcacggcatcgaatggtaataaagggtaattaaaataattatttttaaagcataggaaacatgtattccACATATattacataataaggaaggaaaagtaaaaccatgagatttacatgaataagtaggtgaagggttgaataaatcacttaaattgagcacaatatatatatcataaaatatgggtttattagTGTGCATCAGGTTTCTTGATATTTTTTAGAAGACTCCCCTCAGCTCTTTGGGTTCATCCCTAAGGGTTGAAGAGCTAGGGGAGAGGATTCTTTTGTGTCAAGAGGCTGAGAAGAGCCTGAAGGAGAAGGTCACCAAGCTGAGAGAGGAGAGGGATAATCTTCGGAAGGAGGGGGGAAGTTGATGGGCCGGTGCTCTATGGCGGAGGGTCTACAGGAGAAGGTGGAGCAGAGCTACTCGAGCTTGTTCCAGGACCTTGTGGAGGTCAAAAAAGATCTGGTAAGAGCTCGGGACACTTATGCGAAACTGGAGGACTCCATTGCCGAAAGATCCGAGGAGGCGTGGAGGGTTTTTAAGGAGCATGTCAGGGTTATTGCTCCCGTCTTGGATTTCTCCCCTTTGTATCCTGATAAAGTTGTAATCGATGGGGCCATTGTATCTCCTCCCCGACCTGTGTCTGAATCCGAGTTGAAGACTCGGGGCCAGAGAATCATAGAGTCCCCTCCCCGACCAGATGATGCTCCGAGTTCTTCCAAGGCTCCTGAGACTTCCCCTCCATCTCCTATGGATGTTTCTCTCCCTGACTCTGGTGGTGCTCCGACTACTCTTCCGGGTTCTGGTGGTGATGCCCTTCCAATTTGAAAAAATGATCTTTGGCTATATGTGgtcccggcctgtgggtcccccctttTTAAACTATTCATTTTCATGTTGTGGTGGTATATTGCTGACACTTTCTTGGCCTTTTATGGCCGTAAAcgaaatatttaaaaatacccttttttggacaAGGGTTTAGGTTATTTTTGTTGGTTGTGTGCATGCTTTTTCTACTTTAGGTTTCGAAAAACCCTTTTTTGAtcttttgttttgaaaaacctTTTCTTGGCTGGCTGTCCCTTCTTCTAAGTTTTTCTCGAATTTTCCTTGAAGGCTTGGGACAGTCTTTAGTGCTTTCTATAGGTTTTCTAATCTCTTTTCGGTATTCTTTATACTCAGTTTTTGATATATTGAGTTTTTATAAcataggttatttttgcgatgtgTTTCTTTGTTTCTCGAAATTTCTGACTTGTTAGTCAGTTAATTTCCGAGTTTTTTCACGATCGACTTTTATAaactctttacaccgacttgtacctcgtcgttttatcctgatgaCCATTTAGGTCGGTTgatgggattttcacgctttgtcgagcttaagtcggagcatttcgtagaaagaaagaaaagcgagaaggaatttataagagatatttgtaaaagatctttatttatttgcaaaGGTACTTTATCGTTAATAAGGGTTTTGGGCTATTTATGACCCCTTagtctctactatgatgcctcgttaaaaacccttcttcagaaaaaacccttttattttggaaaaaaatcatgaagttgggaaaaaagtacatcagggagtagagttcactTTTAACTGtggtaccttttcatattacaagcatgcaaCGACCTAGGTAGCTCAGTGTCGTTTAAGTCGGTCACCttgtaataaccttttcctaagaccttaCTAatcttgtatggtcccttccaattagcaACGAGTTTTCCTTCCCCAGACTTGTTGACTCCTATGTCGTTCCTGATTAAAACCAAGTCGTCTGGGGCGAAGCTCCTTCAAATGACTTTTTGGTTGTATCTGttcgtcatcctttgtttcaatgctgcttctctaaTATGGGCTCGTTCTCAGACTTCAGGGAGTAGCTCAAGTTCTTCTTTGTGTCCCTTTATGTTTTCAACCTCGTTGTAGAAGTTCACCCTTAAACTTTGCTCGTTGATTTCAACCGGtgtcatggcttctatgccataagcaagtcggaagggtgtttctccggTGGCAGACTGAGGTGTGGTCCGATAAGCCCAAAGTACTTATGGGAGTTCCttggcccaggctccctttgcatcatgTAACATTTTCTTCAAccctgccagtatgaccttgTTTGCTGCCTCGGCTTGTCAatttgcttgtggatgttccaccgatgtaaactgatgtttgattttcatgcTGGCTACCAGGTTTTTGAAGGTTGAgtcggtgaactgagtgccattatcGGTGGTGATGGAGTGGGGCACCCCAAACCTGGTGATAATGTTCTTGTAGAGAAACTTCCGACTTCTctgagcggtgatggtggccaatggttctgcttctatccactttgtgaagtaatccactCCCACTATTAGATATTTTACTTGCCCTGGCGCTTGTGGGAATTGTCCTAGCAAGTCCAATCCCCACTTTGCGAAAGGCCATGGGGATGTTATACTAATGAGTTCCTCGGGAGAGGCTacatggaagtttgcatgcatttggcatggctggcactttttcacaaatttcgTGGAATttttttgtaaggtcggccagtagaatccagctcggattacctTTCTAGCTAACGACCTTGCTCCAAGATGGTTCTCACAGATTCCATTGTGTACATCCTCTAGCACCTCAGTTGTctttgaggtcgggacgcactttaGTAGTGCTGTTGATATTCGCCTTTTATATagttttgtgcttccctccgaattttcttggcctctttttcttctttggggaggatgtcgaatttcaggtattcgatTAAGGGCTTCATCCACCCGAGGTCTAACCCGGTGACTTCAAAGATGTTTTGAATAGCCTCTTTTTTTGCCACAGAGAGTTCagggagagtttcttggatcagacTTCTGTTGTTctctcctggtttggtacttgctagcttggaGAGGGCATCTGCCATGCTGTTGAGATCCTGAGTTATATGCTTTACCTCAGTCTCCTCAAAGCACCTAAGGTGCTCcaaggttttgtccaagtactttttcatgttgGGATCCTTGGCCTGATACTCCCtatttatttgggaggtcaccacctgagaGTCGCTGAATATCATTACTTTggttgcaccgacttcttctgccagctttaaccctgcaatcaaggcttcatattctgcctgattgttggaAGCTGGGAACTCGAACTTGAGGGAAACTTCAATTTGCGTTCCCCCTTCGCTGACCAATATTATGCCTACCCCGCTTCCAACTTTATTGGAGGACCCATCTACATATAACTCCCATGTAGTGGATTTctcctcttgatctcctgcgtATTCCGCtaggaagtcggtgaggcattgagcTTTTATTGCCATTCGGGCTTCGTATTTCAAGTCGAACTCGAAGAGTTCTATtacccattgaaccattctgcccGCAATGTCCGTCTTCTGGAGGACctgcttcatgggctggttcaTTCGGACTTTTATTGTGTGCGCTTGTTAATACGGCCGTAATCGGcgtgaggctactactaaggagtatgcaaacttttcaagtttttgatactttagttctgggccttgtagaactttgctggtgaagtacaTAAGATGCTGCCCGACCTCATCTTCCCTTATTAGAGCTGATGCTATAGCTCTATCTGCTACTGACAGGTATAGGACAAGCTCTTCCCCGTCCACGGGTTGGGTTAGGATTAAAGGCTGGCTCaagaactttttgaactcctggaaagcttcttcacattccggagtccattcaaactggcatccttttcttagtagggagaatagtggaagggatcttagtgCCGATCCCGCCAGGAATCTGGAAAGGGCGGAAAGCCTTCCATTTAATTGTTGGACCTCCTTTagacaagtcggacttttcatttccAGGATAGCTTTGCACTTATCGGGGTTTGCTTTGATTCCCCTTTatgttagcatgaatcctagaaacTTTCCCACCTCTACCGCGAAGGTACATTTcgtgggatttagtctcatcccatgtaACCTTACGGTGCTGAAAACTTGCGAGAGATCTGTTAAGAGGTCGGTTTCCTCCTTAGTTTTCACTAGCATGTCATCTACGTAGACCTTCATTAAGTTCCCAAGGTGGGGGgcgaacactttattcatcaacctttgatatgtggctcctgtattttttaatccaaatggcatcaCCATATAGCAGTAATTTGCTCTAGGTGTGATGAATGAAGTTTTTTTCTCATCCGGCTTGTACAtcaggatttggttgtatcccgagtaagcaTCCATAAACGACAAGTACTGATACCCTAAGCTTGCATCTACTAGGGTGTCAATACTGggaagtggatatgggtctttggggcacgCTTTGTTCATGTCGGTGTAGttgacgcacatcctccacttgccgttttgctttttgactagcactacatttacTAGCCATGCCGGGTACTTGACCTCTCGGATGAAGTCGGCCTCCAAGAGGGTTTGAACTTGCTCCTCCACCACCTGAGCTCGTTCTGCTCTGAGCTTGTGCCTGTGCTGCTATACGGGTTGTGACCCGGGGTGTACTgaaagcttgtgggacatgagctgagggtctatccctggcatgtcggaagctttccaagcaaagaggtcggaattatctcACAGGAGCTTTATCAGCCTTTGTTTCAAATCTCCGCCTAGGCTGGCCCCTATGTTGgtatttttccttcctcttttccGATTTGAACCTCTTCAGTTCTTCCACCCAGCTACGGCCGCAGCTCTTCCTTAGCTTTTATTCCCccgagctctatggtgtgaaCTTCTTTGCTCTTTCCTCGGAGGTTtaagctttcattgtagcattttcttgccaacttctggtCTCCTCCTACCGTCGCTATTCTCCTaggtgttgggaatttcatgcaaaggtgagggGTTGACACCACCGCTCCGAGGTGATTTACCGTAGTCCTGCTGATCAAGGCGTTATATGCCGATCCGACATCGATGACGATAAAGTTgatgctcagagttttggaaTTTCCCCCTTTTAGAAGGTCGTGTGGAGGGAGATGTATCCCAGTGGCTTAATTGGCATGTCTCCTAGCCCATACAGGGTGTCCGGGTAAGCTTTTAGCTCCCTTTCATCCAACCCTAATTTGTCGAATACGGGCTTAAAGAGGATGTCTACCGAACTCCCTTGGTCCACCAAGGTTCTGTGGAGGTTGGCATTCGCCaagatcatggttatcaccaccGGATCGTCATACCCGTGCATGATCCCTTGCCTGTCCTCTTTGGTGAACGAGATGGTTAGGAGGTCGGGAGACTCGTTTCCGACTTGATGAACTCGCtttaggtgtcttttgcgagatgacttAGTGAGCCCCCCTCCCGCGAATCCTCCAGAGATCGTATGTATGTGTCTTTCGGGAatttgtggtggtgggtctcttctatcctcattatctctcttcctttttccatgattgtccgacctttccatgagatatctatcaagtcgGCCTTCCCTGGCCAacctttctatcacatttttaaggtcgtagcaaTCGTTTGTTGAGTGGCCATacatcttatggtactcacagtagtggCCGCGGCTtcctcctttttttgtttttgatgggtCTAGGGGGCGGCAATCTTTCGATATTACAGATTTCTCTGTATACGTCTACTAGGGAGATTTTTAGAGGAGTATAGGAGTGATACCTCCTCGGCCTGTCGGGACCGACATCCGCTTTTTTCTTGGgctccctttctttctcttttgctgAGTGAGGGGGCCCCTGTCGCCAGCTTGGCTCCCGTAATCTGgcatttttctccatgttgatgtagtTTTCTGCTCTCTCTTGTACATCGCTCAAAGAGGtggggtgcctttttgatatggactgagaAAAGGGGCCTTCTCTAAGTCCATTTACTAGCCCCATGATAactgcctcggtgggcaggtcttgaatctccaagcacgctttgttgaacctttccatgtagtctcGTAGAGGTTCTCTGACTTCCTGTTTGACTCCCAGGAGACTCAGTGCGTGCTtcactttatccttctggatggagaatctcaTCAAGAACTTTCACGAGAGGTCCTTAAAGCTGGTAACTGACCTTGGGGGGAGGCTATCAAACCATTTCATCACTGCTTTCGACagggtggtcgggaaagctttgcagcgagtcgcatcagaagcatcagccagatacatccgacttttgaaattgcttaaatgatgcttcggatctgtggttccgtcatagaggtttatatcagggcttttaaagttccttggaacttttgccctcattatatcCTCACTGAACGGGTCTTCTCCCTCCAGGGGCGACTATTCTCTGTCGCCACGGGAGTTCTGACTTCTAAGGGCAGATTCGAGCTTCAagagtttttcttccaactcttttCATCGCTCTATCTCTTCCCTGAGATTTCGCTCTGCCTCTTGTTTTCGTTCTAATTCTTGTTCCAGTTGTTCCAAACGACCTTGGTGGTTGTGGACCAGCCCCATAAGCTCGGTTGCATGGGGCGGCCCATCCTTTCCGGACTCTCGTCCTTCCGAGGAATTCACCTTTGGGTTCTTAACCCCAGAGGTGCCTTCTCTATGCTGGTCGTTGGTTCCTTGGTGAAGGGTCAGGTCCGCGTCATTGTTTCTGGTATCTGGATTTTCTTGTTCGGAATCAGACGATGTatgactggtggacgaaattggaaatcacaattcttgtcacaacttcgcacaactaaccagcaagtgcactgggtcgtccaagtaataccttacgtgagtaagggtcgatcccacagagattattggtttgaagcaagctatgtttattttattattcttagttaggatatcaataaaaattatcagttggaattattagaaaaaataaaagagtgtgaaataattacttgttatgcagtaatggagaatatgttggagtcttggagatgctttgtctgatttattcctgtaatgtaatattccatccatggaaaagtgcaaagtttcctccatggcaagctatatgtagggtgtcacagttgtcaatggctacttcccatcctctcagtgaaaatggtctaaatgctctgtcacagcacggctaatcatctgtcggtcctcaatcaggttggaatagaaaccaatgattcttttgcgtctgtcactaacgcccagccttcaggagtttgaagctcgtcacagtcattcaatcctggaatcctactcggaataccacggacaaggtttagactttctggattctcatgaatgccgccatcaatctagcttataccacaaagattttgattaaagaatctaagagaagctcattcaatctgatgtagaacggaggtggttgtcagacacacgttcatggattgaggaaggtgatgagtgtcatggatcatcaccttcttcataattaagcgcgaatgaacatcttagataggaacacacacgtttgaatggagaaatagaaacaattgcattaattcatcgagacgctgcagagctcctcacccccaacaatggagtttagagactcatgccgtcaaagtgtataaaattcagatctgaaaatgtcatgaggtacaaagtaatcctctaaaagttgtttaaatagtaaactagtagcctaggtttacagaaaataagtaaactaagataattggtgcagaaatccacttttggggcccacttgatgtgtactggggctgagactaaagcttctcacgtgcttgggctgtttctggagttgaacgccaggttgtgacgtgttttgggcgttgaactccaacttgtaacctgtttctggcgctggacgccagacagctgcatgatactggcgttgaacgccaatttacgtcgtctatcttcgcgcaaagtatggactattatatattgctggaaagccctggatgtctactttctaacgccgttaagagcgcgccaattggacttctgtagctccagaaaatccatttcgagtgcaaagaggtcagaatccagcaacatcagcagtcctttttcagcctaactcagatttttgctcagctccctcaatttcagccagaaaatacccgaaatcacagaaaaacacacaaactcatagtaaagtccagaaatatgatttttgcctaaaaactaataatattctactaaaaactaactaaaacatgctaaaatctacatgaaattacccccaaaaagcgtataaaatatccgctcatcaatgaccaTCTTCTGGTGAGTTGTCTGccattactggttgatctctcgggtccccggtaACGGTGCCAATGTTATGTTGGGTAACTGGAGATTAATGGACTGGACTCGGTAGGTTGGCCCAATCATCTGAGGAAGGAAGCCTTCAAGCAGGTTTGCGCCTCTgtggcctccgtccgacttgtgagtgtgagagaatgggggtggtacctgcaaagacactctgatgcctaagtcagcaagggtgtgagcagctCTAAaaagtattgggacttagagatacctaaggggtgtcagtgtatttatagtggtgaaccaataaccaccgttggagtagttccaccttttaaggtggataaccgtccctttatcttaaggAGGTTacgatatggctcctggaagtggattgagagattttaggggcagttattatctgccagctaatctctgcTTCCGACTTTGTTAGGGCAAGTCGTGGGGAGCACCGATTTCTTATAGGAAGGTCGGTATACTGTGAGGCTCAACCTTGTAGGTTGGGCCTgtcgtttggacctgggccttagcgTTGGGCCAGGATATGAACACAACCTATATTTTGtggtttcaaaaaaataaaaaggtacATGGGTAAAACGCATCAGGTTGcatgtttataaaaaaatattaaaatactaaatataacctatattttgcatgttttgaattaaaaaaaaaacaaatcgcTATCTGTTTTTTGTATTGATATTATATTAGTGTAATTCTTTTATACATATTCATTTCAACATCAACCTCTATATttcttttcatataaaaaaaattagctacCGTGGTCACACACATCACAAACCATTCGAATTTCTCAAGACTAATAAAGGAACTTTTTAGATTGTGCTTATTTTCtactaattaattttatagtcatgctacacatccatgtaaTTTTGTATCCAAATCCATCCAAGTTAtcccaacataaaaaaaatctaataccaTTAAATGAAACGTGAAATACACGTGCTCAACACACAGAAATTGCTCTTGCCcaacgcttcttcttcttcttctcacgctcgtttacgcacgaagcgtcttcttctttttcttcgccttcttctttacgttcctcctcctcctcctcctcctcctcattctcctccttctttttgtGTTCCTTCTTCTTCATGTGTTTTCTCCTTattgtcattcttttgttgttgttgctgttgtatttttttgtctttttctccttctctctctctggtgaagaagcagtagaaggtgaggaggaaAAGTTTTGAACTGTGCAGAACAGAAATGAACCAAACAtgttattatggtgaaacaattgtatagtactaaatgaatggaacattatccattatataaattcaaattcgaacatctttttgcataatgaaccgaacacatactcatggtgaaataattgtatagtattgaatgaacgaaacataatccattatataaatttaaattcaaacagctttctgcataatgaaccgaacatgtcATTATagtgaaataattgtatagtactgaatgaacgaaacataatccattatataaaatcaaattcaaatagatttatgcataatgaaccgaactcatggtgaaacaattgtatagtactgagtgaacaaaacataatccattatataaaatcaaattcaaacagtttttcgcataatgaaccgaacacgtacttatggtgaaacaattgtatagtactaagtgaacgaaacataatccactatataaaattaaattcaaatagttttctgcataatgaaccgaacgcctactcatggtgaaacaattgtatagaactgagtgaacgaaacataatccattatataaaatcaaattcaaatagctCTGTCtataatttacatattatcaattcaattcaatttaattcagtaCATCTCCGTctattcaattcaaatcaattcaattcaattcaaattagtaattgcattctattcaattcgattcaaaattgaataatccaaatttcgtcagtttgattcgtttcagaagaataatccaaatcgctctcattcaactgatttgaagttgagtcATTCATTACATCGATTTAAaagtgcagatcgaagaagaaaacgaagaagaataggaagaagataaatgcaacGTAATCAGATCAAAAGAAGAAAACGATAAGATGAACGCGACCAGAAGAGAACGAAGAAGGTAATGTAGATCAATAAGGAAGAACGcgagcgaagaagaagaagaaggaggaggaggaggaggtttaTGTTGCAGCAGAAGGTTTACTTGAGCAAAGCTTTAGGTTGCAGCATATTATATGTAGCGTGTGTATGACAAACGAGTGAGGGTGGGAGAGGAGTGCGTCTGACCAATATTGCTTGAATAACTTGAATGCATTTTTTCCATGAATGTAgagtattattgttaattttaatatgtaaaatatatttaaaatttaaacattgtaaataattaaaattttaataaatcttATACAATTATTGAATTTTATCCTATCATATTAACCAAACCATCTCTGTGTTACTGAGTTGACTAGGGTTTGTGAGTATTCCAACAGGCTAGGTAATgcaattttctctctctctctctctccattttttgGTTATAATCGCAACTCGTTAGGTTTGCGGAAAAATCTTTAGTGGCAGCACCTCAAACACCAAACCTGGCAATAAGGTACTttacccctattattattattattattattattattattattattattattattattaaatcaaatcaaaagttgTCTTCAGAACATTCACTCACCTCCCTTGGTTCTTGGATCTTCGCTTTTTCCTTTCCATCGCTATTGCTGAACGAGGCAGAGAAACAGAGAGAAAATCGTAACCCTAATCCGATTTCAAACAAGAGCAATGGAATCTGCGTCTCGAAGAAGTGGAGGAGGCATCTTCGAAGCCCTTTACAAGGTCCTCATGCGCCGCAATTCCGTCTATGTCACCTTCGTCATCGCCGGCGCTTTCGTCGGTGAACGGGTATCTCTTTCATTCCCTTCGCTTCAGTTGCAGTATCCGATGCTTTATAGTAATTGTTGAAATCCAGCTTTGTAGGAGGGTGAATTTTATCTGGCGGTTAAGGGAATCCATCTTTCAATTGCCACTTTATGTGATTTATTGTTGTAATTATTcagttcttttttgttttctttttgttttttttttcttctgaatgAATTTATGACTTTCATTGTGCAAGTTTATTCACATTTGAAGCTCTGATTTTTGTTTTTGGTTCTTCCATGTTTATTTAAGATCTGTTTCTGCGGTTGGAATTGCTGAATGATTCTGTTATTGGGTTGCAGGCTGTGGATTATGGAGTTCACAAGCTCTGGGAGCACAATAATGTTGGGGTAATATGCCTGCCTCACTTATGTTATGCCTTGTGGTTTATCTGTTGATTTTACTTGGATGCCTTGTCATGTGCTGCTTGCTTATTTGTGACGATGATATATTGGATCTACGATGAAACTTGGACGGGGTATTTTTTTTGTAGGTCATGTTTACATATCTTGTTAATAG contains:
- the LOC112696702 gene encoding cytochrome b-c1 complex subunit 9, mitochondrial, translated to MESASRRSGGGIFEALYKVLMRRNSVYVTFVIAGAFVGERAVDYGVHKLWEHNNVGKRYEDISVLGQRQSEE